In Deinococcus sp. Leaf326, a single genomic region encodes these proteins:
- a CDS encoding DUF6283 family protein, giving the protein MKYDLTQPCPDCPFRTDCREGWLGGDRAAEIAQAITQHQQTFTCHKTLPESANSQHCAGAMILLERLNRPNQMMRIMERFGGYDRARLRMDAPVFKSVAAFIRHHN; this is encoded by the coding sequence ATGAAGTACGACCTCACCCAGCCTTGCCCGGACTGCCCCTTCCGTACCGACTGCCGCGAAGGGTGGTTAGGAGGCGACCGGGCCGCCGAGATTGCCCAGGCCATCACGCAGCATCAGCAGACCTTTACCTGCCACAAGACGCTGCCCGAGAGCGCGAATAGCCAGCACTGCGCTGGGGCAATGATCCTGCTCGAAAGGTTGAATCGGCCGAATCAGATGATGCGGATTATGGAGCGCTTTGGGGGGTATGACCGCGCCCGGTTGCGGATGGATGCCCCGGTGTTTAAGAGCGTGGCGGCGTTTATCCGGCATCACAACTAG
- a CDS encoding helix-turn-helix transcriptional regulator has product MIVWKLEETMQRLGISQYALQKESGVAINTIKGMRKGETERPDTNTLNSVVNALRAKSGQDIQLHDILEWQPDPVSS; this is encoded by the coding sequence GTGATCGTCTGGAAGCTGGAAGAAACCATGCAACGGCTGGGAATCAGCCAATACGCCCTCCAAAAAGAGTCAGGAGTGGCAATCAACACCATCAAGGGGATGCGGAAGGGCGAAACCGAACGGCCCGACACCAACACCCTCAACAGCGTGGTCAACGCCCTACGCGCCAAGAGCGGGCAGGATATTCAGTTGCACGACATCCTTGAGTGGCAGCCCGATCCGGTGTCTTCCTGA